Within Oncorhynchus masou masou isolate Uvic2021 chromosome 17, UVic_Omas_1.1, whole genome shotgun sequence, the genomic segment CCTTTCCAGGTAGTGGTGTGACCTTGGTCTTGGTGTAGCCTCTGGCCTTTTCCACCCTGTATGTTGTAATTTAAAGACTAGCTCGTTCATCCAGAGGTCCTTTTGACCAAATGTGTTTACTTTACCTGTTTGTTATATATCAATTTGCTATTATGAATTTTTCCCCTGAATGAATTTACTTTGATCTCAGATCTTCTTCGAGGGCCACAGAGGCACCACTGATCAGTCCGACGTGACTATAGATGATGTATCTCTGCATCGTGGGCGATGTGCAGGTAAGGGTCACTCCCTCTATAGTTcatattggtcaaatacacaaccatgtttggggtcattgtcataaTTTGGATATTATTTTATCTTCTAGACTTGATTAAGCCACCAACACCAACAGAGAAACCTGTTCTCCCTCCAGTGGACAAGTCCACCACTGCACCAGCTCCAACTACTACAAGACCTGAACCACCCACAACAACTAAGCTACAACCACCAACAACTGATAGACCAGAAACACCAAGACCAACAACTGAAAGACCACAACCACCTAGACCAACAAATGAAAGACGAAGACCACCTAGACCAACAACTGAAAGATCACGACCACCTAGACCAACAACTGATAGACCAGAAACACCAAGACCAACAACTGAAAGGTCAGAAACACCAAGACCAACAACTGCAAGACCAGAAACACCAAGACCAACAACTGCAAGACCAGAAACACCAAGACCAACAACTGAAAAATCAGAAACACCAAGACCAACAACTGAAAGTAAAGAAACACCAAAACCAACAACTGCTAGACCAGAAACACCAAGACCAACAACTGAAAGATCACGACCACCTAGACCAACCACTGCAAGACCAGAAACACCAAGACCAACAACTGAAAGTCCAGGAACACCAAGACCAACAACTGAAAGACCACAACCACCAAGACCAACAACTGCAAGACCAGAAACACCAAGACCAACAACTGTAAGACCAGAAACACCAAGACCAACAACTGAAAGACCAGAAACACCAAGACCAACAACTGAAAGACCACAACCACCAAGACCAACAACTGCAAGACCAGAAACACCAAAACCAACAACTGCAAGACCAGAAACACCAAAACCAACAACTGCTAGACCAGAAACACCAAGACCAACAACTGAAAGATCACAACCACCTAGACCAACAACTGCAAGACCAGAAACACCAAGACCAACAACTGAAAGACCAGGAACACCAAGACCAACAACTGAAAGACCACAACCACCAATACCAACAACTGAAAGACCAGAAACACCAAGACCAACAACTGCAAGACCAGAAACACCAAGACCAACAACTGAAAGACCAGATACACCAAGACCAACAACTGCTAGACCAGAAACACCAAGACCAAGAACTGAAAGACCAGAAACACCAAGACCAACAACTGAAAGACCACAACCACCAAGACCAACAACTGCAAGACCAGAAACACCAAGACCAACAACTGCAAGATCAGAAACACCAAGACCAAAGACCGCAAGACCAGAAACACCAAGACCAACAACTGCTAGACCAGAAACACCAAGACCAAGAACTGAAAGACCAGAAACACCAAGACCAACAACTGAAAGACCAGAAACACCAAGACCAACAACTGAAAGACCACAACCACCTAGACCAACAACTGAAAGACAAAGACCACCTAGACCAACAACTGAAAGACCAGGAACACCAAGACCACAACCACCAAGACCAACAACTGCAAGACCAGAAACACCAAGACCAACAACTGCAAGACCAGAAACATCAAGACCAACAACTGAAAGACCAGAAACACCAAGACCAACAACTGACAGACCACAACCACCAAGACCAACAACTGAAAGACCAGAAACACCAAAACCAACAACTGCTAGACCAGAAACACCAAGACCAACAACTGAAAGATCACGACCACCTAGACCAACAACTGCAAGACCAGAAACACCAAGACCAACAACTGCAAGATCAGAAACACCAAGACCAAAAACTGCAAGACCAGAAACATCAAGACCAACAACTGCTAGACCAGAAACACCAAGACCAAGAACTGAAAGACCAGAAACACCAAGACCAAGAACTGCAAGACCAGAAACACCAAGACCAACAACTGAAAGACCACAACCACCTAGACCAACAAATGAAAGACTACGACCACTAAGACCAACAACTGAAAGACTACGACCACCAAGACCAACAACTGAAAGACCAAGACCACCTAGACCAACAACAGAAAGACCACAAACCCTACAATCAACAACTGAAAGACCACCAAGACCAACAAATGCAAGACCACAACCGCCCACCACAGCAAGACCAAGTAAGTCTTTGTGTCCTTCGATAACACAAAGTTCAAATCTTCATTCATCACATACCCCTCCTTTAAAACAAGTTTTATACAATCTGTCTTTTCAAAATGGAAAAACACTAAGTACAAGGGAAATGTAATCTCTGTACTTATACTTGCAGTCAGTGTGATACATATGTGATACATATTCTTTACACTCAACATCGTATTTGTTATTTTCTCTCTAGCGCCATCTTGCCTAAAGAACAGCCATTACATCTCCTGCATCTCCGCCTGCCAGCCCACCTGTAAGCACCTCCACGGCCCTCCTGACTGCCGTGCTGACGAGCCCTGTGTACAGGGTTGTGTATGTGACGACGGCTTTGTTCTCAAACAGAGGGTGTGTGTGCCCATCCAGCAGTGTGGCTGTGTAGGCAGCAATGGCAACAGTCATAATGTGAGTAGCCCAGCACAAAATTCTAAACTGTTTTTAGATGTCTCTACCTAGTTATATGTGTAACATGTGCAGTGTAATTACTTTAATTATCTATTTGATTTCAGTTTAAAGAGAACTGGTACACTGAGCACTGCCATCAAAAGTGTGAGTGTGATGAAGGCGACGGTGTGGGGGAGATTGACTGCGACGATGAAAATGGGTGTGATGAGGATACCGTCTGTTTTCAGAATGAAGCCGGACAGTATTTCTGCAAGTCAACAGGTATAGGCCACACTTGACCTGCTCAATGGGCTGTACAAATGTTTTCCCATGCTACAGATGGCTATATCTTACTccaggcccagtgcactacttctgggataaaaataaataaataaagttatatttatatatttaattGTTTTTATTGTGATTTTTAGGGGGTGctgcacccctacttcccgcagCTATGCCTATGCACTAATGATGTCCCTACTGTTGCCTTCCAGACTTCAGCGAGTGCTCTATCAATGGAGAGCCAGAGTACAGAACTTTTGACAACATGAAGCGTGACTTTGACAGCAGAAACTCCTACATTCTGGTCCAGACCACAGGCCTGTCCAAGAACCAGCAAGACGTCTACATCGAGGCCGTCATTGAGATCGTCAACCAGGATGGTGTGGACAGTCACGGGGACAGTAGACATGGTGGCAGTCGTCATGGTAACAGCAAGGATGAGGACAAGCATAAAGACAGCAAGGAAAGGGACAGCAATGAAGACAGCCATGATCACAGCAAAGAGAACGACAACCGTCTGCGATTCAGAGGACTGAAGATCAGAGTCTATAACCACACAGTGGAGTTCAGAAACAACAGGAAACTTGTTGTAAGTATTCTGCACGTAGACATTACTTAACAGGACAAGTACAGTATAAGGCAATTCATAGCCTGTACTTCTCTCTATACATTATTTATAGCGGTCTTCCAGGGTTTTTCATCCTCAGCGTTTTGTAATCAGTTGCCCCATGTCATATTGAACACCTCTCTAAAACATTATCTCTGTCTAGGTGTTAGAATTGTtacaaatcaaagtgtattggtcacatacacatgattagcagatgttattcctgttgtagcgaaatgcttgtgcttctagctccaacagtgcaggtaacaggtaatatctaacaaattacacaacatacgTCAGCATTATTAAGTGAATGAGATAATGGAGTAGTGAATGAGataatagaatagtatagaaaactgTAAATACACATGAGATGTGTGAGCGCGTGTGGCAAAACCATGCACAGCCCATTGGGGGGCAGGTGCTCAAAATAAAGAAAGGCAAACAAAaactacatttgatttgatttcatttaAGTTTGTTCTGTTGCTGACATctatcgctgaagttggagacttttatctccctcaccaactttaaacatctgctatctgagcagctaaccgatcgaagcagctgtacatagtccatcggtaaatagcccacccaatttacctacctcatccccatactgtttttatttatttacttttctgctcttttgcaaaccagtatctctacctgcacatgaccatctgatcatttatcactccagtgttaatctgctaaattgtaattatttgcctacctcctcatgccttttgcacacaatgtatatagactctctttttttctactgtgttattgacttgtttattgtttactccatgtgtcactctgtgttgtctgttcacactgctatgctttatcttggccaggtcgcagttgtaaatgagaacttgttctcaactagcctacctggttaaataaaggtgaaataaataataataataatctcttACCAACAAGCAGTCAGATTGCCCCATTCTTTGTCCCTAACAGTGGGAAACAGACCCAACTCTAAAGTAGCCTCCTACCAGTATTCAAGTCTCCCCGTCTGGTTCCTGCAGCCGGTAGCCACTGCATGCAAGTCAGAGGAGTGCAATCTGGGGCGGGAGGGCGGGGAGGGGTATAATATTCTGAGATTTAAGAGTTTAAGAGTTTAAGAAATTATCTAGATTGATGTGCAATTTGTTGCATTTAAAAATGTTACTAAAAATGAAGAGACTCAAAATATAATTCAAAAGTAATTCCTAAAATTCCAAAAATCCACAAGCTGCAAGGGCACTTTTTCATAGGAGGGCAAAAGAGCAGTCGCTCGGGCACTGGTTGAGCCTTTGTGCAGTATCAAATAAATGGTTCATGACAGGGTTGTAGTACACTTTGAACTTCAGAGGAATGCATATTATTTTGTTCACTAATATTTTCACTTCTTCgcttgttctctttctctccctctctctagctggACGGTAGGAGCACCCGTGCCCCTGTCTCACCAGCAGGTGGACTGAGGATTCTGGAGCGTTCCTCTCGTATCTACCTGAAGACAGACTTTGGCCTCTCCGTGGAGTTTGATGGAGACAGCAGAGCAGGTAACACCACTGTTATAGTACAGCCAAAGGAGAGTTTAAATAAGTGGTATCTCAGTAGTCTCTCTAATGATAGGACAGTAAGACAGCTGTACAGACCACACAATATGGCTTTATCTGTGGACAGACAATTGAATCATACTATTATCACAGCTGACACCTTTTTTCATATTTTGGTGAAAATGTGGTAACAAGACAACATATAAATCCAAACACATCTGTGTAATGTTTATGATATGCTATAGATGTGCAATGTATGCTTGATGTATGTATGCAGTATGTATGATATGCAGTAAACTGCTTTATGATATACAGTAAACTGCTTTATGATATGCAGTAAACTGCTTTATGATATGCAGTAAACTGCTTTATGATATGCAGTAAACTGCTTTATGATATATAGTAAACTGCTTTATGATATGCAGTAAACTGCTTTATGATATACAGTAAACTGCTTTATGATATGCAGTAAACTGCTTTATGATATACAGTAAACTGCTTTATGATATGCAGTAAACTGCTTTATGATATGCATTAAACTGCTTTATGATATGCAGTAAACTGCTTTATTTTTTGCAGTAAACTGCTTTATGGTATGCAGTAAACTGCTTTATgataggggtggcagggtggcctaatggttagagtagtagtaactgcaaggttgcaagttcaaatcctcaagctgacaaggtacaaatctgtcgttctgcccctgaacaggcagttaacccactgttcctaggccatcattgaaactaagaatttgttcttaactgacttgcctagttaaaggtgaAATATAGTAAACTGCTTTATGATATGCAGTAAACTGCTTTATGATATATAGTAAACTGCTTTATGATATGCAGTAAACTGCTTTATGATATACAGTAAACTGCTTTATGATATGCAGTAAACTGCTTTATGATATACAGTAAACTGCTTTATGATATGCAGTAAACTGCTTTATGATATGCATTAAACTGCTTTATGATATGCAGTAAACTGCTTTATTTTTTGCAGTAAACTGCCTTATGATATGCAGTAAACTGCTTTATGGTATGCAGTAAACTGCTTTATgataggggtggcagggtggcctaatggttagagtagtagtaactgcaaggttgcaagttcaaatcctcaagctgacaaggtacaaatctgtcgttctgcccctgaacaggcagttaacccactgttcctaggccatcattgaaactaagaatttgttcttaactgacttgcctagttaaaggtgaAATATAGTAAACTGCTTTATGATATGCAGTAAACTGCTTTATGATATGCATTCAACTGCTTTATGATGTAAACTCCTTTATGATACACAGTAAACTGCTTTATATGCATTCAACTGCTTTATGGTGTAAACTGCTTTATGACATGCGGTAAACCTCTTTATGATATAAACTGCTCTATACTATACAGTAAACGTCTTTATTATATACAGTAAACTGCTTTATTATATACAGTAAACTGCTTTATGATATGCAGTAAACTGCTTTATGGTATTCAGTCAACTACTTTATGATATGCAGCAAACTGCTTTATGACATACAGTAAACTGGTTTATGTATTGCAGTAAACTGATGTCCATGTGCTTACTTTCTGTAGAGATCATCCTGCCCCACACCTACAAGAGGAGGGTAGGCGGCCTGTGTGGCAACTTTGATGGCAACAAGAAGAACGATATGATGAAGCCCGACAGTAACCAGGCCAAGAGCATCAAGGAGttcagagagagctagagagtgaCAGAGGGCAGACTGAACATAACATGGAAGTATGTAGTCACAGAAACCAGTACTAGCTACCACTGCCATGTTATTGTCTGCCATATCGTGTGTGGAGTGGAAAGTACGGCATCCATATTAGGAACTCCCCTCCTTATTTAACTTTTTTAGAATTTCAAGTTCCACTTTAATTATCTCTCTACCAAGCAGAGAGATGTGATTTATAGGGGAACAATGCCAGTCATTCTTATTCTTTATTGATTGCATATGTTACATATTTAAAGAGCACCAACACCAAGACTGACTGCTCGTTCTTTTATGTTTTCAGAGGATCATCTTCCCTTCGTAACGTTGTCTATGGCCAGTGACCTGACCTCCATGCATCAAGACCATTGATTGTGTAATATTCTTCTCATAGGCAGACACTTTCCTTCCTACAATGGACACAGCGTATTTGAAAGTACTTGGGTTAAACAAAAAAAAGCTTGGGTTTTTGTGGACTGTATGGAGAGGAGATCAATGAAGTATTCTACTTCTTCTATATGACTGTTGGTTTAAATCCTGTCGTTACTGTGGCTTATGGCCCAAATGTCTTCTGAGATCCCTTTCAGTCTTACTGTAGGGTCTTTGCACAGTTCACCTAGTGTATGAATCAATGTACACAAGTTACATATTTGTGTATTACTGCTAACGTGTGCTATATATTCAAAAGCCCACATTCCTTTAGCTTTAGGCTGATGTCCAATAGTTCAGTGACTGTAATGTGCAATATTACTGTACGATAATAGAAAACGATGTAAACAAAGGATGCAAGTGTTTTAGCTGATGTTTTATCCCACTGAATGTATGTTTTATTTCTTGAATTATATTGCTAGGAATGATAGGAATTTTATGAGATcttataaataataaaaaatgattCACACTGCACCAATTCTGTATGTGTTGAAAGCAGAAGGGAAGTCCAGTTTAAAGAAGGGATAACAAAGAAGCAATGGTTGTAACTCACGTGGCTTGAAAAACTCGAAAAAATCTGGGCCCTGGTTATGGTGTATTATTTATTTCCTTATTAATCAGTCTGGTCATGTGTGTCTCCATTGTTCTAGTCAGAGGTAATACACACCATTCCTTATATGTCAAACATTAACCAATAATGAAAAGAATGTTCTTGTTACTAAACGATTAGACGCCACTGTGACTTTTAGGGAAACAGATACGACTGTGGTGTCAAGTCTGAGGTAATAGGATATTTCCAAACTTGAAGGAGAATATGTGTTTGTGCACCTAGCAAACCATGGGATTACTCACTCTGTGTTTGTCTGCATACGTGTGCGGCCGTGTGTATGATTGCCAGTGTATTCATTCATACCCACATAAATGAATGTTCACCACATTTGGCTGTATGACAGTAGGATGGATGGGTCTACAGTACACATCGTGCTTCTGATGCTGTTTCTGCTTTCCTGTACACGGGGGACCTTGTCAACAGGTAGggaacaaagagaaacgacagttatTGACATACAATCTATATGATGTTGTTTTTATTTAGAATATTGGGTTATATTAGACATCATTTTGAAATGTTTATTGTTTGTTGATGGATCCTCCTAAAGATCTGATGGGTGTGGGCAGAAAGTATGATTTAATTTGATAGCCAATGTTGAAATTCTAAAAAGATTGACATGAACCTTACAATGTTTCAAAGTCCAAGATATACGAAAATCACATGTCAAAAGTGTTGTCCATTATTACATGACGTAAGATAATATCATTTTGTGTTATAACAATAATATATCACTTTTATCTTACTGATCAGATGTATCTGTCACCATATCTATATCATTTACTAGGCAAACAtctacagtgctgtgaaaaagtatttgccctcttcctgatttcttattttttcttcacatttgtcacacttaaatgtttcagatcatcaaacacattttaatgttacacaaaggaaacccaagtaaacacaaaatgcagtttttaagtgttcattttatttattaaggGAAAATAGCTATCTGAACCTTCATGTGAAAAGTAACTGCCCCCCTTTGTTAAATCATGAATTTACTGTGGTTAATCACATTTTCACTAGCCACACCCAGGCATGATTACTGCCAGACCTGTTGAATCAAGAAATCACTTCAATAGAACCTGTCTGACAAAGTGAAGTAGGCCAAAAGATCTCAAAAAGCAAGACATCATGCCGCGATCCAAAGAAATTCAGGAACAGATGAGAAAAACAAAGTAATGGACATCTATCAGTCTGGAAAGGATTACAAAGCCAGTTCTAAAGTTTTGGGACTCCAGCGAACCACAGTGAGAGCCATTATCCACAAATGGAGAAAATGTGTAATAGTGGTGAACCTTCCCAGGAGTGGCCGGCCTACCAAAATTACCCCAAGAGCGCAGCGACGACTCATCCAAGAGGTCACAAAAGAACCCACAACAACATCTAAAGAACTGCAGGCCTCACTTGCCTCAGTTAAGGTCAGTGTTCATGACTCAACCATAAGAAAGAGACGGGGCAACAATGCCATCCGTGGCAGAGTTCCAAGGAGAAAACCACTGATGACCAAAAAGAACACAAAGGCTCGTCTCACTTTTGGGAAAAAAGATCTTGATCCCCAAGACTtggaaaatattctgtggactgaCGAGACACAAGTTTAACTTTTTGGAAGGTGTGTGTCCCGTTACATCTGGCGTAAAAAGAACATCATACCAACAGTCAAatatggtggtggtgtgatggtctggggctgctttgctgcttcAGGACCTGGACAACTTGCTGTGATTgatggaaccatgaattctgcgcTCTACCAAAAAATCCGGAAGGAGAATGTCCAGCTATCAGTTTGTGACCTCAAGCTGAAGCGCACTTGGGTTCTGCAGCAGgaaaatgatcccaaacacaactCTGGATGGCttaaataaaacaaaatgaaGGTTTTGGAGTGACCTAGTCAAAGTCCGGACTTGAatctgattgagatgctgtggcgtgACCTTAAAAAGGTGGTTCACGCTCGAAAACCCTCCAATGAGGCTGAATTAAAACAATTCTGCAAAGTAGAGTGGGTCAAAATTCCTTCACAGCGACGTGAAAGACTCATTGCCAGTTATTGCAAACTCTTGATTGCAATTGTTGCTgagggtggcacaaccagttattaggtttagggggcaattactttttcacatagGGCCATGAAGGTTCAGATAGCTTTTTTCCCTTAATAAATCAAATCATCACTTAAAACTGCATTTTTGTGTTTACTTGGGTTATCTTTGTGTAATATTTACATTTATTTgatgatctgaaacatttaagtgTGAAGAAATCAGGAAGAGGGCAAAtatttttcacagcactgtacgTTCAGTCCATTTTTCACCTTCAAAATATGACATCATAGTGAAGGTAGAAATCAGTGTAAGGAATGTTGACTAGTCTGATAAGTGAATAGCTTGATACTTGAGACCTTACGTCTAGACGGAAGAATGTCACTATAACACTGAACTCGTTGTTGTCACATCTCTTTAATTATCACTTGTgttgtgtgggtgtctgtctggaTGTCAGCCCATCTGTCAGTCAACTTCCTTACTATACAATGGGCACACACTACTAACACAAGATATGATTTAAAGGGATGTGTCATCATTTAGATTGTGTTCACTGTCTTCTCTCTTTAGTTACAGCCATCTCTCCAACCCATACGACAGCTACTCAGACTGACTACAGCCTTCTGAACGCATCCCACCCAACTACCCCTTCTACCCCCACCTCTGCTCGACCCAACATGGCTACTTCCACCCAGGACCCCAGCAGTAGTCTGACCAGCCATGTTTCAGGCACCACAGCCAGGCCCCAAGAGGGTGACTCCACCTCTAATACCACCATCAACACCTCAAGCCTGCCTACCACACCAACCCAATCGACCCTGTCACAGGGTAAGTAAATACCCCACTTGCCTGTTCAACGGGAGTCCCTAGGTGATATTAACGCAATAAGAAGGCCTGCAGTATAATGATCACTTGTAAGAAGTGTGGCTAGCTTTTTACAAGGTGAAGCATCCGTGTTCACTATTCCATTGTTTTTCAGACAGATGCTCGTCCCCTCCAGTTCTGTGTTGTTTGGGGCAGAGTAGCAGCTGTACAAGAAGAAGCTGTTTCTGTGACCAGGCCTGTGTGCTGTATGGAGACTGCTGCCATGACTACAATACCATCTGCACACAACGTGAGGGACAGAGAATACCAGTCCTATCAGTGAGGGACATAGAATACCAGTCCTATCAGTGAGGGACATAGAATACCAGTCCTATCAGTGAGGGACATAGAATACCAGTCCTATCAGTGAGGGACATAGAATACCAGTCCTATCAGTGAGGGACATAGAATACCAGTCCTATCAGTGAGGGACAGAGAATACCAGTCCTATCAGTGAGGGACATAGAATACCAGTCCTATCAGTGAGGGACATAGAATACCAGTCCTATCAGTTAGGGACAAAGAATACCAGTCCTATCAGTGAGGGACATAGAATACCAGTCCTATCAGTGAGGGACATAGAATACCAGTCCTATCAGTGAGGGACATAGAATACCAGTCCTATCAGTGAGGGACATAGAATACCAGTCCTATCAGTGAGGGACATAGAATACCAGTCCTATCAGTGAGGGACATAGAATACCAGTCCTATCAGTGAGGGACATAGAATACCAGTCCTATCAGTGAGGGACATAGAATACCAGTCCTATCAGTGAGGGACATAGAATACCAGTCCTATCAGTGAGGGACAGAGAATACCAGTCCTATCAGTGAGGGACATAGAATACCAGTCCTATCAGTGAGGGACATAGAATACCAGTCCTATCAGTGAGGGACATAGAATACCAGTCCTATCAGTGAGGGACAGAGAATACCAGTCCTATCAGTGAGGGACATAGAATACCAGTCCTATCAGTGAGGGACATAGAATACCAGTCCTATCAGTGAGGGACATAGAATACCAGTCCTATCAGAACATACAAAAGCAACCAGTTGAAATGATACTTATTTCATAACATATGGCCTGTTTTCTCAACAGTCGGTTGTTTGAATTGTGACTTTCTAACTGCCATCATTGTCCTTGTTTTCTAAAGCGTTCAACCCTCCACAGCCAGTCACACAAGAGCCAAGAACAGGAGACAGCAATACTACACCTAAACCATCTAACACAATAGACAGCAGTACTACACCTAAACCATCTAACACAGTAGACAGCAATACTACACCTAAACCATCTAACACAATAGACAGCAGTACTACACCTAAACCATCTAACACA encodes:
- the LOC135558634 gene encoding zonadhesin-like isoform X2, with translation MLGGTYTGLVTTAALLCLLQAGTNASIEGDSSSVTRTDAGTCTVHSNPHYSTFDGANFRFVGPCTYVLTRVCAPSETPLSHFSVEVKNELRGNSSVSAVQQVKVEVENLRVSLHKRQNHRVMVNGIWRKLPLSLNGGTVNIQGNAASVTVETNFNLFVSYDDAGAVHITVPVSYSGKVCGLCGNFNHLRDDDYQTPGSSEAEDSATFGQNWQSEACDLTVLPLECQPTEEAEYASEPYCGSLVSRHGPFSGCQSVLGAETYFRSCVAEMCGADGDPEVLCEALQSYSDMCLKAGVLVPAWRTSTMCPLKCGANSHYNACAKGCPEVCSSMDNQGACGRCEERCVCDPGFKLSGGSCVPAEDCGCWIKGEHYERGETFMEGECNCVCQCMGGDRLQCAASSCAADEVCKVKEGVNGCFLSSPATCHVYGDPHYITFDGKAYTFQGGCSYNLAKTCGGDTPIQFSVTGQNWNPRNESSAKLGAVVLETSGLHLKMQNYSATVNHVWQHLPVTVNGTYGEVKLYKKKQYTVMETTFGLRMLLDDQSRLFLQLDERYKGKMCGLCGTYSDDQGDDFMTPNGTKPETNVVTFANSWRVNSPEDDRCVASPPAPQPCDSHLDEQGYRECSKLLREAFKLCHPFVHPTPYIDSCMSDHCASGGNILVTCDSLRSYVTTCEVANVTLPPWWNDTACDSLPGPPTIPPTPDKELCPLDCNFDKSECGWEQIIQDSFDWRRLRGPTPSDLTGPTQDHTTGGGSYMYIEGDGVYHGDSARMMSPKCQNGPGKYCLRFWYHMYGQATAMALNVYQLDQHNRNKKLWSKANNQGSTWYPAEVDIIIDGSFKIIMEGIRGSDPRSDVAFDDVSIHYESCSGSSIGGISGASVPSSVDGGVAPHPGPFGHYLYIEANSVSDGDTARLLSSECSDPGPQCLQFWYHMSGSAETMGLHVYLLQGRYVDGVWGKRNNQGDSWQRAQVDLMTTGPFQIFFEGHRGTTDQSDVTIDDVSLHRGRCADLIKPPTPTEKPVLPPVDKSTTAPAPTTTRPEPPTTTKLQPPTTDRPETPRPTTERPQPPRPTNERRRPPRPTTERSRPPRPTTDRPETPRPTTERSETPRPTTARPETPRPTTARPETPRPTTEKSETPRPTTESKETPKPTTARPETPRPTTERSRPPRPTTARPETPRPTTESPGTPRPTTERPQPPRPTTARPETPRPTTVRPETPRPTTERPETPRPTTERPQPPRPTTARPETPKPTTARPETPKPTTARPETPRPTTERSQPPRPTTARPETPRPTTERPGTPRPTTERPQPPIPTTERPETPRPTTARPETPRPTTERPDTPRPTTARPETPRPRTERPETPRPTTERPQPPRPTTARPETPRPTTARSETPRPKTARPETPRPTTARPETPRPRTERPETPRPTTERPETPRPTTERPQPPRPTTERQRPPRPTTERPGTPRPQPPRPTTARPETPRPTTARPETSRPTTERPETPRPTTDRPQPPRPTTERPETPKPTTARPETPRPTTERSRPPRPTTARPETPRPTTARSETPRPKTARPETSRPTTARPETPRPRTERPETPRPRTARPETPRPTTERPQPPRPTNERLRPLRPTTERLRPPRPTTERPRPPRPTTERPQTLQSTTERPPRPTNARPQPPTTARPTPSCLKNSHYISCISACQPTCKHLHGPPDCRADEPCVQGCVCDDGFVLKQRVCVPIQQCGCVGSNGNSHNFKENWYTEHCHQKCECDEGDGVGEIDCDDENGCDEDTVCFQNEAGQYFCKSTDFSECSINGEPEYRTFDNMKRDFDSRNSYILVQTTGLSKNQQDVYIEAVIEIVNQDGVDSHGDSRHGGSRHGNSKDEDKHKDSKERDSNEDSHDHSKENDNRLRFRGLKIRVYNHTVEFRNNRKLVLDGRSTRAPVSPAGGLRILERSSRIYLKTDFGLSVEFDGDSRAEIILPHTYKRRVGGLCGNFDGNKKNDMMKPDSNQAKSIKEFRES